The region GAACTCCTTCAATTAATGCATTACGCCATGACGCACGTTTCATCAAAATCTCCAATGCAGGATTGCGGGAGAGCCATCCACATGATGTGCAGATTACGAAAGAAGCACCGAATTATTCATTTTAATTTTTTGAAGAAAATGCCGGATTCGCCGAATAAGTGTAAAGCTTGCTTTAAAAGGGTTTCGAATTAAAAATAGTATAATTTATCTATGAAGTTTTCTAAGATGGGGATAATTCCCCGTCTATTTTTTCATTATTTTTTATGGTAAAATATCAAAGTGCTTCCTATTTTACTAGAAAAGAAGTATAAAAATCATTTTATGTTGGAGGTTAAAGAAAAGTGAAACATACGCTACAAAAAGGATTGTTATTTTTACTGATTGCAGTTTTTATGATGACTGCAGTTATTGCACAGCCATTTTCTGCACAGGCAGCAGGATCGTTAAACATAGAAGCAGAATCAGCTATTTTGGTTGATGCTGAGACAGGAAAAATAGTATATGCTAAAAATCCTGATATGAAATTGCCTCCAGCAAGTATGACCAAAATGATGACTGAATATTTAGTGTTGGAAGCCATTCAATCCGGTCAAATTAGCTGGGATACAACGACTCAAGTCAGTGATTACGCCTACAGTATCTCTGCTGACCCAACTTTTTCGGGAATCGGCCTGACGAAGGGCAAACCATATAAAGTGAAAGATTTATATAAAGCGATGGCAATCTTTTCAGATAACGGTGCAACAATTGCACTTGCAGAACTGGTTGCCGGCTCTGAAGGCGAATTTGTTAAAATGATGAATAAGAAAGCAGAGGAAATGGGCTTACCCGATTATAAATTTGTAAATTCCACCGGACTATCAAATGAATGGCTCGGTGATAATGTTCCAAAAGGTACCGATCCGAATGCAAACAACTTACTTTCAGCAAGGTCAGCAGCCCTGCTTGCGTACAATTTGATTAAGGATCATCCGGAAGCAATGGAATATACAAGTATGACTGAAACAAAATTTGAAGGCTATAAAGTGGAAAATCTGAACTGGATGCTTCCACATAAAGCAACATACCTGAAACAGTTTAAATATGAAGGAGTAGACGGACTGAAAACCGGCTACACTGACCTTGCCGGATATTGTTTCACCGGAACTGTTGAGAAAAATGGTCAGCGATTTATTTCGGTTGTGATGAAAACAGACAGTAAAGGCGAACGTTTTCAGGAAACGGAAAAATTGTACGATTATGCGTTCAATAATTTTGAAACAAAAGAAGTATTCTCGAAAGGTTACCAGCTGAAAGATAAATCTGTTATTCCGGTTTCCAAAGGAAAGAAAGATACTGTTGAAATAGCCACAAAAGCAGCATTTAAGGCCCCTGTTAAACAGGGAGAAGATAAGAAATACAGCATTAAATATCATATAAATAAAGAAAAACTGAATAAAAACGGTGAACTTAAGGCCCCAGTTGAAAAAGGCGAAAAAATAGGGACCGCTGAACTTGTTTACAATGGCAATGCGGATTACGGTTATATCTTTCCCGATCAAAATAAACAAACTGTTGCGTTAGTCGCACAGGAAAAAGTGGAGAAAGATAACTGGTTCATGCTTACATTAGGATCCATTGGAAGTTTCTTCTCCAATTTATTCGGTTCGATCGTGGATACTGTAAAAGGATGGTTTTAACGTAAAAGAATTTAAATATACCGAGGGGGAAATAAAATGACAAATACAGGTACTGATCGCGTTAAACGTGGTATGGCAGAAATGCAAAAGGGCGGCGTCATTATGGACGTTGTCAATGCGGAACAAGCTAAAATTGCTGAGGAAGCCGGTGCAGTAGCGGTAATGGCTCTGGAGCGGGTTCCATCCGATATTCGTGCTGCCGGCGGGGTTGCCCGCATGGCAAGTCCGGAAGTTACCGAGGAAGTCCTGAATGCGGTATCCATTCCGGTTATGGCAAAGGCACGAATCGGCCATATTGTTGAAGCTCGTGTTCTTGAAGCAATGGGTGTTGACTATATCGATGAAAGTGAAGTATTGACGCCTGCTGACGAGGAGTTTCATTTAAAGAAATCCGATTATACAGTACCATTTGTTTGCGGCTGCCGTAACCTGGGTGAAGCTGCCCGCCGTATTGGCGAAGGTGCTTCCATGTTGCGTACAAAAGGTGAACCAGGTACAGGGAATATTGTTGAGGCTGTCCGCCATATGCGCCAGGTACAATCGGAAATACGGAAGCTGACGTCGATGTCAGAAGATGAAGTCATGACATTCGCAAAAGAAATCGGTGCGCCATATAACCTGTTACTGGAAATTAAGGAAGAAGGCCGCCTGCCAGTAGTGAACTTTGCAGCCGGTGGTGTGGCAACGCCAGCTGATGCGGCATTAATGATGCAGCTCGGTGCGGATGGTGTATTTGTCGGATCCGGAATTTTTAAATCAAATAA is a window of Virgibacillus ihumii DNA encoding:
- a CDS encoding serine hydrolase, which produces MKHTLQKGLLFLLIAVFMMTAVIAQPFSAQAAGSLNIEAESAILVDAETGKIVYAKNPDMKLPPASMTKMMTEYLVLEAIQSGQISWDTTTQVSDYAYSISADPTFSGIGLTKGKPYKVKDLYKAMAIFSDNGATIALAELVAGSEGEFVKMMNKKAEEMGLPDYKFVNSTGLSNEWLGDNVPKGTDPNANNLLSARSAALLAYNLIKDHPEAMEYTSMTETKFEGYKVENLNWMLPHKATYLKQFKYEGVDGLKTGYTDLAGYCFTGTVEKNGQRFISVVMKTDSKGERFQETEKLYDYAFNNFETKEVFSKGYQLKDKSVIPVSKGKKDTVEIATKAAFKAPVKQGEDKKYSIKYHINKEKLNKNGELKAPVEKGEKIGTAELVYNGNADYGYIFPDQNKQTVALVAQEKVEKDNWFMLTLGSIGSFFSNLFGSIVDTVKGWF
- the pdxS gene encoding pyridoxal 5'-phosphate synthase lyase subunit PdxS, whose translation is MTNTGTDRVKRGMAEMQKGGVIMDVVNAEQAKIAEEAGAVAVMALERVPSDIRAAGGVARMASPEVTEEVLNAVSIPVMAKARIGHIVEARVLEAMGVDYIDESEVLTPADEEFHLKKSDYTVPFVCGCRNLGEAARRIGEGASMLRTKGEPGTGNIVEAVRHMRQVQSEIRKLTSMSEDEVMTFAKEIGAPYNLLLEIKEEGRLPVVNFAAGGVATPADAALMMQLGADGVFVGSGIFKSNNPEKFAKAIVEATTHYTDYQLIGELSKGLGTAMKGLEMSTLEPHDRMQDRSE